One window from the genome of Macrobrachium rosenbergii isolate ZJJX-2024 chromosome 2, ASM4041242v1, whole genome shotgun sequence encodes:
- the LOC136844048 gene encoding E3 ubiquitin-protein ligase MARCHF5-like, translating into MADEPQQTEVSSQPDDEENKRYCWVCYATDEDDETAPWVKPCRCRGTTKWVHQSCLQRWVDEKQKGNSTVKVNCPQCGVEYFIAFPNMGQLMLFLDRVDAFIYKVCPFVAAGVVVGSIYWTAVTYGAITVMQVVGYQEGMALMEQADPLVLLVGLPTIPIFLILGKMVRWEDKVLRLIRASVQRLPFLKYLLPAFRYEEATGVSTTAVISDPVNATRVLCGALSLPTIATIAGRLFFPSAQDNLNRTLLGGASFLLVKGLFKVYYKQQQHVMQSRRKIIDYPQDSSTQVPLSSSTGGAAASHASPSVSPQEPSSSPTPDCQSVETSSQDSSSSTQSSSILGHPLSSHHCEQYLRQQQQ; encoded by the exons ATGGCAGATGAACCCCAGCAAACAGAAGTCAGTAGTCAGCCTGATGATGAAGAGAA taaacgTTATTGCTGGGTCTGTTATGCaacagatgaagatgatgaaacaGCCCCGTGGGTTAAACCATGCAGATGTAGAGGCACAACAAAATGG GTACACCAGTCATGTCTACAACGTTGGGTAGATGAAAAACAGAAGGGAAATTCAACAGTGAAGGTTAATTGTCCACAATGTGGAGTagaatattttattgcttttcctaATATGG GTCAGCTAATGCTGTTTCTAGATAGAGTTGATGCtttcatatataaagtatgtCCTTTTGTTGCTGCGGGTGTAGTTGTAGGATCTATTTACTGGACAGCTGTTACCTATGGAGCAATAACTGTCATGCAG GTTGTTGGTTACCAGGAGGGTATGGCATTAATGGAACAAGCTGATCCCCTTGTATTACTGGTGGGATTGCCAACTATTCCCATCTTCTTAATACTCGGAAAGATGGTTCGTTGGGAAGACAAAGTTTTGAGACTTATACGAGCATCAGTACAACGGCTTCCTTTTTTAAAGTACTTACTTCCAGCCTTTAg GTATGAAGAAGCAACAGGAGTCAGTACTACAGCAGTCATAAGTGATCCGGTAAATGCCACAAGGGTTTTGTGTGGCGCATTATCCCTTCCTACCATAGCAACCATTGCTGGACGCCTTTTCTTCCCATCAGCACAAGATAACTTGAACAGAACTCTTTTA GGTGGTGCATCATTCCTTTTGGTTAAAGGTCTGTTCAAAGTTTACTACAAGCAACAGCAGCATGTTATGCAAAGCAGACGCAAGATTATTGACTATCCTCAGGACTCGTCGACACAGGTTCCCCTAAGTAGTAGTACAGGGGGAGCAGCAGCTTCTCATGCATCACCTTCAGTAAGCCCCCAAGAACCTTCGTCTTCTCCCACACCTGACTGTCAGTCTGTAGAAACATCTTCTCAGGATTCTTCTTCGTCTACCCAGTCTTCTTCTATCTTAGGTCACCCTCTATCTAGCCATCACTGTGAACAGTACCTGCGTCAGCAACAACAGTAA